CCAAATGAGAACTTCTTTTATTTTGATAACCCTTTAAATCAGAACGAATGGGCATCATTGGTTAGTTATATTAGTACTCAATTATATAAGAAGGTCTTCTACAAACAGGTCTAGTCAGCTCCTGAATCTCTACATCAGCCATACAGCGTATGGTAAATACTTGGACAAATAATTCTGGTTCTAAATAAAGAGTGTACGGATCTTAGCCATCAAATAATGGAAGATCAGCACACTCTTTATTCTGATTTAAAATGCTGGCGTTAATGTTTCACTATATTTAGTTTCCAATAATTCACGCACTTTATCACTTGTCATGGCTTTTTTAAGTGCTTTGATTTTATCTGAATCTTTGTTATCTTCTCTAGCAACTAAACTAATCGCAAAACGATCATCAACTTTTTGCTCTAATAAAATTGCATCTTTCGGTGTTAGACCGATTTTAGCAATATAGGTCGGGTAATTGTAGACCATGGCAATATCTTTTTCGTTGTATGCTTCGGCTAAGTTTAATAAGTCGACAGATACCCATTCAAATTTTTTCGGATTCTCTGTGATATCTTTGATTGTCCCATTAAACCCTACTTCTTCTTTTAATTTGATCAAACCAGCTTCATTTAAAATAGCTAATGCACGACCTTCATTGGAAACGTCACTTGGCAAAGCAATTTTAGCCCCTTCAGGAAGATCGCTGATATCTTTAAACTCTTTAGAATAAAAACCAACTTTTGCATTATAAATTTTTTGTACGATGACTAAATTACCGTCTTTTTCTTCATTGAATTTTTGCATAAAAGGCTCATGTTGCGCAAAGTTTGCATCGATTTCTTTGGCATTCAGTAATTCATTGTATTGAATATTGTCATTGACTTGAACTAGTTCCACTTTGTAGCCAGGTTCAATCTCTTTTGCCGCCAACTCAACTACTTCAACCGTTGATGGGATGTGTGAAGCAACTTTGATGATTTTATCTTCTTTTTTCTCTGTATCCGCAGCTTTTTTCTGACCACCGCATCCAACAATTGCTACCCCTGCCAACACTAACATACTGATCAATAATTTTTTTTTCATGATTTTGCTCCTAACTATTATTTTTTATTTATTTTTTTCGCTAACCAACTACCGCTAATTTGAATCAAACTGACAAAGATAATCATAAGTACAATGGCTGTATACATTACAGCATATTCATACCGTTGATAACCATAACGCAGTGCAAAATCACCGATACCACCGCCACCGATCACGCCCATAACCGTTGAATAAGAAACCATGCTGATAATCACCGAGGTCAATGAAAGGACCAAGCCAGAGCGCGCTTCAACATATAAAAAACGGACAATCAGCTGAAACTTCGTACTGCCTAAAGATTGGGCAAGCTCTAAAATATCGTTTGGAATCTCCAATAATACTTGTTCAACAAGTCGGGCATATAGCGCAACAGCGACAAAACTTAGTGGCAATGCTGCTGCATAAGTCCCAAAAGCTGTCTTTAATACCAAACGAGTAAAAGGAATTAGTGCCACTACAAACAATAAAAATGGAAATGAGCGCACAATATTGATATACCCATTTAATAAAAGCCCTAGCCAATGATTCGTTTTTGTTGGTAATTTTTTGGTTAAATAGACAAAAGTCCCTAGTGGTAAGCCAATGATCAGCGCGGCGCTGATCGAAATCAAAATCATGATGCCACTTTCTGACAAAGCCTTGCTTAATTCGGGGAGGTAATAGCTAATTTTATCAATATATTCAGTCATCATCCCAAACTCTCCCGAACTCTTTCATAATAAGAACTAAATTGTGGCTGTTGTTGTGCTTTTTGAATTGCTAGCGTTTCTATAACTTTGCCATGTTCTAAAATTGCCGTCCGATTGCACAATTGTTTGATCAAATTTAATTCATGGCTGACGATGACCATCGTAGTCCCAAACATTTCATTGATTCTCCGCAACAATGCCAAAACATCATACGCATTTTGTCCATCCAATGCCGAAGTTGGCTCATCACAAAGCAAAATCTCCGGCTTTGTGATCAGTGCTCGAGCAATCCCTACACGCTGTTTTTCACCACCGCTCAGCTGTCTAGGGTAATGGTTCCCTTTATCTGACAAACGGACAAATTCCAGAACTTCCCGGACTTTCTGTTGATCATAGGTTTTATTCAAGCGTAATGGCAGTCCGATGTTTTCATTCACGGTTTGATTGTAAAGTAAATTAAATTGTTGAAAAATCATACCGATATTTTTTCGGCTTTGTCGCCTTTGTGCATCACTTAACTGCATTAAATCAGTTCCGGCGATTTTGATCTGCCCTTGGCTTGGTAGCTCTAAGGTATTGATCATACGCAACAATGTTGATTTACCAGAACCACTTTCACCGATTACGCCAAATATCTCATGCTCCTGAATTTTCAAATCAACATGATCCAATGCTGTAACGAAAGTACCATCATGACTGTAACTTTTTGAAACCTGTTCAAATGTAATCATTTTATATCCCCCAGCTTAATCGACCAGCAACTGAACAAATTCGTCTTTAGTAATATTTGCAAAATAATCCCCGATTGCGACTGGTGCTAAGACTTGCTTGATTGCTTCTTGTTCATATTGACAGCCAATCAATAAGTTCGCTATTTCCTGCGTATCTTTTTGACTAAAGTAATCCCCATAAATTGTGAGTGCTGTGATTCGGTCTTTTTCCACAGAAATATTCGCTTCGATTAGTCCGCCTTTAAACTTCTCTTCTCGTTTGATCGTATAGTTAGGTTCTTCACCAAATACCCAAGCATCATTGGCATAAATATCTGCGACCAGTTGATCGATCGCCAATTCATCCACTTTGGTCAAATGATATTCCTGTGTTTTGATGGATTCCATCGTCTTAGCCTTAAATAAATGCAATAATAAACGATCTCGAAACGCTTCAGTGGTAATATTTTGATATTCTTTCGCTAAATATGGCTTAAGATTGGTCACACGACTTCTAACTGATTTTGTGCCTTTTGAGGCTAATTTTTTTTCAGAAACAGTTAAAACTCGACTGACTTCCTCCAAATCAACATCTAGCATCAGGGTACCATGGGAATACATTT
The Enterococcus silesiacus DNA segment above includes these coding regions:
- a CDS encoding lipoate--protein ligase; translated protein: MYYVIMPSHDIRRNLATEQYLLNQRTFDEPLVLFYIQKPCVIVGRNQNVRAEVDLKYAKEHQVTITRRLSGGGAVYDDLGNLSFSFVVNADHASFGNFKLFTQPIIDALHEMGATGAEVSGRNDLMIDGKKFSGNAMYTKNKKMYSHGTLMLDVDLEEVSRVLTVSEKKLASKGTKSVRSRVTNLKPYLAKEYQNITTEAFRDRLLLHLFKAKTMESIKTQEYHLTKVDELAIDQLVADIYANDAWVFGEEPNYTIKREEKFKGGLIEANISVEKDRITALTIYGDYFSQKDTQEIANLLIGCQYEQEAIKQVLAPVAIGDYFANITKDEFVQLLVD
- a CDS encoding metal ABC transporter ATP-binding protein, whose translation is MITFEQVSKSYSHDGTFVTALDHVDLKIQEHEIFGVIGESGSGKSTLLRMINTLELPSQGQIKIAGTDLMQLSDAQRRQSRKNIGMIFQQFNLLYNQTVNENIGLPLRLNKTYDQQKVREVLEFVRLSDKGNHYPRQLSGGEKQRVGIARALITKPEILLCDEPTSALDGQNAYDVLALLRRINEMFGTTMVIVSHELNLIKQLCNRTAILEHGKVIETLAIQKAQQQPQFSSYYERVRESLG
- a CDS encoding methionine ABC transporter ATP-binding protein; amino-acid sequence: MMTEYIDKISYYLPELSKALSESGIMILISISAALIIGLPLGTFVYLTKKLPTKTNHWLGLLLNGYINIVRSFPFLLFVVALIPFTRLVLKTAFGTYAAALPLSFVAVALYARLVEQVLLEIPNDILELAQSLGSTKFQLIVRFLYVEARSGLVLSLTSVIISMVSYSTVMGVIGGGGIGDFALRYGYQRYEYAVMYTAIVLMIIFVSLIQISGSWLAKKINKK